tggtgtctctggagtctcaagaagctctccatgcaggctggcagttgtgtgtaaagttgcatttcagccactcctaaccaaacctcacaaagagaaacatttacagtgggtgaagaaatacattttcaaacagttttattgctgtggtgtttttttgcagcatgcgATAGTGCATTGTACTTAATGAAaacctttttatttcacaagaaatccttctttttataccatagcaGAAAATGGTCAGTTATaaactccacatatcttgcagaagtcatttcgacaccctcagagaccctaaagggaccttccatctcacttccaAATGTTcaagcccaaatcatcacccgccaGCTCCCTGCTGACGTTGCAGTCTTGTTGGAACATGGTGGCCactcaccaaccatccagaaatccatccttctagaccatccattgtagtatggcattcgtcagtgaataaaactatttaaaaatgagtcttcatttatttctacacccactgtaaatgtttctctttgtgaggtttggttagaggtggctgaaatgcaactttacgcacaactgccagcctgcatggagaggttcttgagactccagagacaccaggaacttcaaatacctgtttgctgctcaacactggctttttttttttttttttttttttaatatagctgcccttttaatacaactatttttttttttgacagaaactttccttaaaagttctgctgtgctctaagtcactcacaaatcttatgatagtttgattatttacattcacttttcacacaatattagttgttttcatgccttttacATAACATTGCactatttcatgcttttcacCTTCAGAAAGATCCTTCTTCCTCctcatattgcatgagaactgtgacttgcttaataatgtggaacaacctctttaaatagggtttccatttacctaagtagacctggcaaactgttttgtctgagattgataacagtcatctaaaaagatatggagaaataaaacaaacactttctattaaaaactaaaatctgaatgtttattgtagtgAAATTctcctgatatgtcacttgcataataatttggaacacagtgtgtgtgtgtaaatatatattatatattatatatatatatatatatatatgacaatcCAAGTACAGACATAAATGGAAATATTACTTTAGATAATTTCTTCAGAGTCTTCATAATTTCCTCCACTGCGCGCTTTAACTCTTTGCATCTGGAATCCAAACAGCAGAAATTAAATTATGCGTTATTCAACCTAGTTcatgtaaacattaaaaaacaaaacagataagTCTTCTGTACCTCTCAAAGGTCTCAGTCCTATCTGACGCATCTGGTTTGGCAGCCTGCTGCACCAAAGCATCCACCTGCAGGACAGATAATAGTAGACATCTAATGTTAAATCTAATGCGCACTAGCAAACGAACAAACATTCGCTCCGATCAGATCAACCTTTCTCTTGATGTCATCCGTCTCTCGTTGGACCGTCTGAAGTGGTCCTCTCCTTTTCGGAGGCATTTTCTATTTGTCTTCAACACAATGTGACAACAAGTTTGATCATATACTATATTTTCAATGCGAGATTAAAAGAAACATACTACTCGTGCTCAGATCTACTGAAACAAAACGCAACGGCGACGCCATGACAGACGCTCCGGAAAAGTTGCTAGGATACTTTTACATGACGCTGCTGTTACCTCATCACTGTGCGCGCGAGAGGACAGGGAATctgtgaattttatttttgaaacataTTTTATCTGGTAAATGTCATATACATAAAAGAAATTTAACTAGTCTATACcacgttttaatattttttataactaagtcctttaaaaatgtataaaaacaaaaattaaattaaataggaGTTATTATATGcgaaaatatgttttaattaaataggTGTGGTGACTGATTAAAGTGAGGTAACGCGTTTatgcctaaaaaaaaatataggatTTGTAACAGAAAGCATTTTCAAAGTTGCTTTTGCATTTCTATTCATTATAAACTCGTTTTGTGATGCAGAAAACTTTGGAGGACCTAAAATTCCCGCAGTACAGTTTCATAATGATGGAACCCCCTGCTTCATTCCTGCTTTGGGCTGTGATTGTCTAATCTGGTAAAACAGGTTTCCTGGAAAAACAAGTGGTGAtcactgcagagccaaatgAGGCCCAGCTCCACCTCTCTGGACGATGTTGATTAAACATGATAtagtccagctccacctctaTGGATAAAATGGGTGGAGGGACagagttatgggtagggttagggtgtggttggaACTCCCAGTTCCACCCATTACACCCAAATTTCATCAGGAGAGGGAAAGCTGTACTTCACGCTCCACCCAttgctctgcagtgagcagtCTCTTTGGAGTCCTTCTGTTTAAGTAAATAATATATGCTTACTAAAAAATGTCTTCCACATCCCAGGTTTCTTTTAAGACccacatttaaatacataaatctaCAAATGTGACAAACCTTTTGTTTGTAAAACTTGCAGTGGACTGACAGCTCTGTTATATAGCTAAAGGAAATGAAGTGAAAGGAAAACTGTACAGACTTTAACATGCAGTTTCTACATGAACAGCTTAACTTTAAACTTGAAAATATCAGGGAATTTGAACTGTGTGAATTCCAGGTCTTAAAAGTTATGTAATAAAATCTTACAAACTTGTGGAAAAGACATGGAAATTTTTATAGACAATATAAATAAGCAAAGATGTCCCAGTAACACATCTCTTGATTTGAAGTTCTGTCAGTTCAATGTATAAAGGAAATATAGTTGTTCACTTTTCAGCTTACTTTTGTTGGATATATCTCAAAAGTGAGCTAAATGTGACAATGTGCatattagttttttataatgAGTCAACAGTTAGGCctattaaaaatgtcattttatttgaaCTGCCACAGACAAGGAGAAAGCACAGACAACAGTGTGATTTATggctttaacaaaaattaaggaacacctttaaatacaacattttgcTCAGTGTTTAAAGTCCTTGAAGGTTGTATTGCTTTTCTCCAGCCTGTAGTATACTGTCTTTGATCCCAGACTTGTTCCTGTTGAGCACTCTGAGGTGCTGCTACAGACTCTTTCTTTTTGTGAACTCAGGGCCTTGATGAGCAAAGGTACTAGAAAATGAAAGAGTAAACCGGTTATAGAGAACAACGTAAGCCATTTATTCTAAAATTATGAAGGGCGCATGTCTCACCAGGTCGGTTGCGTGATATTTTGTATCTGTCATGACAGGTCTAGCTTCTTCTGTGTTTCTGCGAGTTTGTCCTGTAACCGCTTTTTCCGCCAGTCCAAGAACTTTCTTCGCATTCTGTTTGCCTGCCAGCCTGCGACAAAACCCGCCGCAAACGAAACGACTATAGCAACCTGTAACGTCCTCTCCGACACATCCGCCATGTTCACCTCCGTTCAGCCACGGCTAGAGTTTTTGGAACGCTGCTGCGGGAGAAAACACGCGTGTGAATGGAATCACGTGACTTGGGGGTAACCTGCTGCGCGACCGTGACGTCAATTTGTAGGCAAACTAAAATAAGACTACATCGACCACAACGTTAACCGTTAGGTCTTGTTTAGAAAACACTTCTGCTTCAAAATTCGCGTTTCAGGTACGACTGTGCGCAATTATATTGTAGAACAAGACGTGAAAGTCTCCTCAACTAATGTTAGCCACAGATATTATAAACCAAAAACCCACTGGCAATTTCAGGGGGTAAATTGCATAAATATGCTACTTCTCTTCCGGGTTTTAGgactataataaaataaaatgtatctaCTAACTAAAAGTTGAATATGTCCGGTTTGGAGAGGCATGTTTTATCATTCAATTTTTGTAATGTCTGAGGAAGGGAGATAAGAGACATGGCTATCAATAGAGTGAGCTATGCAAAAGTGGACCAGTTTTTGGTAGAGATGTTATAGAGGACTGATAAAAGCTTAATGCCGTCAgccttgtgtgtttttgtaatgcCACAACcccaaaacacattaaaacagtATTTGATGTAATTTCAATGTAATCTGATGCAATTGTTGATCATGTGCAGCTTACTAGATCAGCTTGGACCAAAAACCGACCAGCAGTCCATGCTAGAATCCAAGATAGCCCGGTAACCATCAGAAGTGTAACCCATAAGCTATCATATCTGttgtttcattaattaatttgatttctcatttgTCAGTGGATTTTCCATGTGTTTGCTGAGATCGGTTAGGctagatgtttttttgtttgtttgtttgtttgttattgcAAACATTACAAAGATGACAATAATGATATACAATTTTGTATAATGTACACATCAACTATATGTCTAATGTCATCTGAACATACAGAACagaaaaaagtaataacattaaatgctaaaagagaaagataaagaaaagagaaaaatagttaaacaaacaaacaaacaagaggGTAAgatattaatttacatttcaatTAGAGTATACAAATTAAAGTCATTACAAATTGAGGTTGTTCTTCTTGCTTTCTTATTTACAGAGGATGAAATAGTGTTaagatacattttaaattctttaaaaaaaaaaacaagaaaaattggtttgttgttggtgaatttacatttatggATATAAAATttgcaaagaaaataaattaaatttattataaagcaAGCTTTGTTTTTATTAGGGTCAGAATCGAAGTGTCCAAAAATAATATCTTTAAAAGTTACAGATATATCTTGTTGGATGTTatctttaataaatgtttcaatatttttccataGTTGTTCAGTATAGAAACATGACCAAAATAAATGATAGAGAGTTTCTGCGTGCACTTGGCAAAAAGAGCATCTTGTATCAATattggttttatatttaatcataaaacatttaacagggtcaaatttatttattattttgaaagacacttcttttactttattggtgagaaaatatttttgttgtaaagACCAAatctttttccattttaaattttgataTAAATTATTCCAGTAAAAGATTGCAGGAGATATCGAGATAATATCTTCAAGAAACAGGGATCTAACTTTATTgtttctatcttttttttttttctgaaaaacatattttacctATTGGAGTGTCTGCTCAGGGAAAAAAGTGTTTATAGTAGGAGAGTGAAcgtaatttttaaaaagcatacaGATTCCTGTTGGTATCGCTCCCATAACTATGGCAAATTCTTTGGGAGTAACTGGCATATTGTATTCTGAAAGAAATTCTGCATAAGTCATTAGTAAACCTTTGTTGTTAAATAGCTGACAAACTAAAAGTAAACCATTATTAAACCATTGATCAAAAAataaagttctatttttgtatataacGGTTAGGCTAGATGTGGAAGCATGACCCTGATGATTTCAGACAGTTATTCTTACAGACTGCCAGATTCGTTTTCTTCTCTATTTTCTGTATTCTGAAGGGCATTTTTCAGGATCACCTTTCAAGAGCACGTTAAAGACTGTGCCATTGTTCAACTTACATAATTTAAAACCAAATTCATAACATTTATTTCCTTAACAACGATTAtttcttctttgttttctttataattagtaggcctattaataATAAGACGTTTATAAAGGAATTTCCTCAATGGCTGAAGTCTGCAGATGAGGGGGATTCACGCCTTTCGGGTTGCTACGCAACAGCCGTCTTCTGTCACGCATGTGCGCGGTGCATAGTGGGAGTATCCGTGCGATGCTGAATCAGTGCAGGAGCGGAGGAGCAGAGGAGGCTGAAAATGGTGCAGCATCAACAAGGGGAAAAGGCGCATTGGTCGCGCCAACGGAATTATGCGGCTCTCCTTAAACTCTCACTTTGAGATTTTACTCCGACGACAGAAGAACAGGTTAGtagattgttttttgtttgccaAGTGATTTTTTTGGACAAAGCACTGCTCAGTAGAAATCAGCTTGTCCCGTGTATGTTGGCACCTTGTCAATAGTGATGCTGCGCTGGCGCAGGTGCCCAACCGGGCacgcaaaaacaaaatctgtCACGGTCTTGACAAACTATTAAGGCACTTGGGCCCGAGTCAAAAATAGAAACTCAcccatatttatatatattatttatgctTAAGAAAAATCATgaataatttacattacatgCCACATAATGCAGCTGTACGTCAACAGCTCATGTGGCCTGTTAGTGGGAGTTGTAGTTTTTCAGAGGTGAAAATGACCAATGCCGTTTATGTCTATTGTCTCATTGATGAACGACATATCCCAAAGTGCTTTTCGCTTCAGGCTCGAGCAGGGGAATGTTCTGCTGATTGTTAGGCATTGCCCCAATGGACGGTGATCAATGGCTGGTTTGGGGCGGGGCTTAGCTTTCAGGGCTGCTCATTGGACCAGACCGTGTTTGGGTGGGGTCCGTTCAGACGGATCCTTTGGCACTGCGGAGAAAGCTGAAGATGTCAGGAGGCTGATCCCACGCAGTCCTGTGCTCCTGACATTTAGTTAAGTCAGAATAATGAAGTGCTCTCAGCAAATGCTTTATGCAATATGAATCTCATTATCATTTAGTTAAAGTGTAAGCTACGAGTTTTCCATGCTAACAGGTGAAGAGCCTGCTGCACAATGCGACTGAGGTTTATCCTTTGGTCCCTGCACTtgatctaataataataaagtcagttttttttaaccagGTGTCTGTGTATAAGATAtacaacataaaacacaattaaAGACATTTCAAACCATTTGATTGAACATTATCAAATTATCTGATTTAgcattatataatgtatttaatgtaaGCTATAATGTAAAAAAGTTATATGAGTActactatattttaaaagacaatacatgtcattttattatacaatactgaaaaatgttttgaagtaaaaagtatgaattaccttataatttacagtgacaTTCTATATTATAACTTATATTCTTGCAgtaataaattgttaaaattattattctttagtgaaaagtaataattaacttataatttatgaataaatagGCATTTTCACAATTCCTCGCAtgaatgtctcagttgtttagattttatttagAAAGGTCATCATGTTTTTGTTGCTTATTTGTTACTTAATGTTTACTACTTGTTTAATGCTTATTATAAAAGTTATTTGATGTAATGACATATAATTAGGGAGAGTAAAATACAACGACCATCACCCTTAGTGCTTGTAACATCACTTTTTATGTttgtaaagttctggcaaccacagctgccagtttTCAATTTACATCGCCATACCATTAGTGTACATTCTttgtataaattatacatttatctGACTTTTAAAGCATTTTCCCCATTACCTTGTATGTATGTTTACCTTatatgtgtttttgaacaatcCATTGTATTGTAAAATAAGTCATTAGATggtaaaattatgaataattatgtATACTGAAATGCCATCCTGATTTGCTGTTCTGAATGTTAAGGGTGGAGAATAAGATGAGGTATTCCCTAAAATACCTACATGGCTATGCATTAACTTTCTCAGATGAAGGTGTCAGAAGGGTTAAGGTGAGagtcttttcagttttattaattAGATCCATTTATAACCCATTGCATTCCCTAGAGAGAAACTTCAGTTTAGAAGGTAAGAGCGATTGTGTTTTATAACGGTAAACAGAAAGAAATGTCTGAAATATGTTAAGGATTTAAGCATACACAGAGCATGCAAATATAAACCGGACTCGAGTTAAAAATAATCTCTGTTTCCATTTTATAAGGTTTATAAGTGCTTGTAATATAATGAGAGCGTGCTTAAGGGTGTAGTCCAGTTCTGACAGACGGGGCCTCTGTGTCTGACCGGCTCTAGTGGATACCTGATACTCTGCAGACATTACAGAAATCTCGAAGAGGCTGTAGAGGATTTTATTCCTGTTCAGGGTCTTTGAA
This window of the Ctenopharyngodon idella isolate HZGC_01 chromosome 17, HZGC01, whole genome shotgun sequence genome carries:
- the LOC127498906 gene encoding mitoregulin-like, with the translated sequence MADVSERTLQVAIVVSFAAGFVAGWQANRMRRKFLDWRKKRLQDKLAETQKKLDLS